The following are from one region of the Edwardsiella tarda ATCC 15947 = NBRC 105688 genome:
- a CDS encoding replication protein P, with translation MKSLVSAVQRRDAAALSRMVGQPLQARVVNGNAEKLVDVLFENLLLLFPASRNTVFAAPDEVAAMKRQWITAFAEGGITTLEQVKAGVSMARQHGGDFWPSCGRFMEWCREGVRGAGGLPSDDEVLAEFHRYARDKARFASPEAFDWAHPVMYWVVLDVRQRMYRYNYTEAEVLRAIKAQMKQWAKDMAAGKVIPQPVVRIADCRRPKTAAELAGNAEHYQSVGLAALAAIRQKLRESSGEGAV, from the coding sequence ATGAAAAGTCTGGTTTCTGCCGTACAGCGTCGGGATGCCGCCGCACTGTCCCGCATGGTTGGTCAGCCCCTTCAGGCGCGGGTGGTGAACGGTAACGCTGAAAAGCTGGTGGATGTGCTGTTCGAAAATCTGCTGCTGCTGTTCCCGGCGTCGCGTAATACGGTGTTTGCCGCGCCGGATGAGGTGGCGGCGATGAAGCGCCAGTGGATCACGGCGTTCGCGGAAGGGGGGATTACGACGCTGGAGCAGGTCAAGGCCGGTGTCAGCATGGCCCGCCAGCACGGTGGGGATTTCTGGCCCTCCTGCGGGCGCTTCATGGAGTGGTGTCGTGAGGGTGTGCGGGGTGCTGGTGGATTGCCCTCTGACGATGAGGTGCTGGCTGAGTTCCACCGTTATGCCCGCGATAAGGCCCGCTTCGCCTCTCCGGAGGCGTTCGACTGGGCACACCCGGTGATGTACTGGGTGGTGCTGGATGTGCGCCAGCGCATGTACCGTTACAACTACACCGAGGCCGAGGTGCTAAGGGCGATCAAGGCGCAGATGAAGCAGTGGGCCAAGGACATGGCGGCTGGAAAAGTGATCCCACAGCCGGTGGTCCGAATTGCCGATTGCCGCAGGCCAAAGACGGCGGCGGAGCTGGCAGGGAATGCGGAGCATTACCAATCGGTCGGGCTGGCTGCGTTAGCCGCGATCCGCCAGAAACTGCGAGAGAGTTCAGGGGAGGGCGCCGTATGA
- a CDS encoding antiterminator Q family protein: MRDISKVLECWGGWAASDHAGVDYSHIAAGFKGLLPQKGKMRLSCTDDDGLIIEGCLAQLKKRKPDEHSLLVAHYLYGISKRKIAKHRKKCEKQIRVEMLLAEGFIEGCLSMLDVCLEMDCVVEKRFL, encoded by the coding sequence ATGCGTGATATTTCGAAAGTATTGGAGTGTTGGGGAGGATGGGCTGCTTCTGATCACGCAGGGGTAGACTATTCTCACATTGCCGCCGGATTCAAAGGACTATTGCCCCAAAAGGGTAAAATGAGGCTGTCATGTACGGATGATGATGGCCTTATCATTGAGGGGTGTCTGGCCCAGTTAAAGAAACGAAAGCCAGATGAGCACTCTCTGCTGGTAGCTCATTACCTCTATGGCATTTCAAAACGGAAGATTGCCAAACATCGGAAGAAATGCGAAAAGCAGATACGTGTAGAAATGTTGCTTGCAGAGGGATTCATTGAGGGGTGTTTGTCTATGTTGGATGTTTGTTTGGAGATGGATTGTGTTGTAGAGAAAAGATTTTTATAG
- a CDS encoding phage holin, lambda family, giving the protein MHHNPGSWLEWKELLWGWWQGETPVGGVLLAILTAAVRVTYLGGGWKQTALEGVLCGALTLTVVATLDYFNLPKSLTPAIGGAIGFIGVQQVQHFALYILHRKLGLPTDKER; this is encoded by the coding sequence ATGCACCATAACCCAGGAAGTTGGTTGGAGTGGAAGGAGTTGCTGTGGGGCTGGTGGCAAGGGGAGACCCCGGTAGGCGGCGTATTACTGGCCATTCTGACGGCGGCTGTCCGGGTGACCTACCTGGGCGGCGGCTGGAAGCAAACGGCGTTAGAGGGAGTGTTATGTGGTGCCCTGACGCTGACCGTGGTGGCGACGCTGGACTATTTTAACCTCCCCAAGTCGCTGACCCCGGCGATCGGCGGTGCCATTGGTTTTATCGGTGTGCAGCAGGTACAGCATTTTGCCTTGTATATCTTGCACCGCAAGCTGGGACTACCGACAGACAAGGAGCGGTAA
- a CDS encoding glycoside hydrolase family 108 protein: MALTKDQIFDALLGREGGYVDHPHDKGGPTKWGITEKVARAHGYTGDMRNLTRAQALKIYESDYWSGPRFDQVAELSALVAAELCDTGVNMGPSVPSKWLQRWLTAFNDGERLYPDISADGVIGPRTLSALRTYLDARGEEGEQVLLRALNCSQGDRYLDLAEQRVQNESFLYGWVRERVTLS, translated from the coding sequence ATGGCACTCACCAAGGATCAAATTTTTGATGCCTTACTGGGGCGTGAAGGGGGTTACGTCGATCACCCTCACGACAAAGGCGGGCCGACCAAGTGGGGGATCACGGAAAAAGTCGCTCGGGCCCACGGCTATACCGGCGATATGCGCAATTTAACGCGGGCGCAGGCGCTGAAAATCTATGAAAGCGACTACTGGTCGGGACCCCGTTTTGACCAGGTGGCGGAGCTCTCTGCGCTGGTGGCTGCCGAACTGTGCGATACCGGCGTCAACATGGGGCCGTCGGTGCCCAGTAAGTGGCTACAGCGCTGGCTGACCGCCTTTAACGATGGCGAACGTTTGTACCCGGATATCAGTGCCGATGGGGTGATTGGGCCACGGACATTGTCGGCGCTGCGTACCTACCTGGATGCCCGAGGAGAAGAGGGTGAGCAGGTGCTGTTACGGGCGCTCAATTGTAGCCAGGGAGATCGTTATCTGGATCTGGCCGAGCAGCGGGTGCAGAACGAGTCGTTTCTGTATGGCTGGGTTAGGGAGCGGGTGACGCTGTCTTAG
- a CDS encoding Rha family transcriptional regulator produces MNNIIVVTLPHSEMPTMSSLEMVDYINADRNLKAEAQGLKFPCRRFSKIQHKHILAKTPKVLGEGHSAKFLAEYKDSTGRDLPCYQYPKREACLMAMSYSYELQAQVFDHMTELEGSKDINLLDFSGLTDMTIQQMQSRVAAAESFSFKEHGQTGSGLMILRKKEKRAIKKAELLVKDLIQFKICDLGDFPDVNLV; encoded by the coding sequence ATGAATAATATTATCGTGGTTACATTACCCCATAGCGAGATGCCGACCATGAGTAGTTTAGAGATGGTCGATTACATTAATGCGGATAGAAATTTAAAAGCTGAAGCACAAGGATTGAAATTCCCTTGTAGGCGTTTCAGTAAAATTCAGCATAAGCATATTCTTGCTAAAACCCCCAAAGTTCTTGGTGAAGGGCACTCAGCCAAATTTTTGGCTGAGTATAAAGACAGCACCGGGCGCGACCTTCCTTGCTATCAGTATCCAAAGCGTGAGGCTTGTCTGATGGCCATGAGCTATAGCTATGAGCTTCAGGCTCAGGTGTTTGACCATATGACAGAGTTGGAGGGAAGTAAGGATATTAATCTGTTGGATTTCTCTGGGTTAACGGACATGACAATTCAACAGATGCAGAGTCGAGTTGCAGCAGCGGAAAGCTTTTCGTTTAAAGAGCATGGGCAGACCGGTAGTGGTCTCATGATTCTACGCAAGAAAGAGAAGCGAGCTATTAAGAAGGCCGAGCTGTTGGTGAAAGATCTGATCCAATTCAAGATATGTGATCTAGGCGATTTCCCTGACGTGAATCTTGTATAA
- a CDS encoding DUF1441 family protein has product MDNELKNLKLNINQLAAISQTHRQTIVSRLHHVPLAPGSHAKNKLYYLTDVIAELIKTTPSVPAEQNPKLMTPRERKDWYDSEKSRVWLEKELRNLIPAHEVISVYAGMVKAVVQMLETLPDRLERDAALPALAVAQAQTIIDALRDELEQQTYQSCSALYEQGEEVDDGDDDDEEGN; this is encoded by the coding sequence GTGGATAATGAGCTGAAGAACCTCAAGCTCAACATCAATCAGCTGGCGGCTATCTCTCAGACTCATCGTCAAACCATCGTCTCCCGTCTTCATCACGTTCCGCTAGCACCGGGTAGTCATGCTAAGAACAAGCTGTATTACCTGACCGATGTGATCGCTGAGCTAATCAAAACAACCCCGTCCGTCCCCGCTGAACAGAACCCTAAATTGATGACGCCTCGAGAGCGTAAGGACTGGTATGACTCCGAGAAGTCGCGGGTCTGGCTGGAGAAGGAGCTGCGTAACCTGATCCCGGCTCATGAGGTGATCAGCGTGTATGCCGGCATGGTAAAGGCGGTGGTGCAGATGCTGGAAACCCTGCCGGATCGGTTAGAGCGTGATGCCGCCTTGCCAGCGCTCGCGGTGGCGCAGGCTCAGACGATCATCGATGCGCTGCGTGATGAGTTAGAGCAGCAAACCTATCAATCCTGTAGCGCGCTCTATGAACAAGGGGAGGAGGTTGACGATGGCGATGACGATGATGAGGAGGGGAACTGA
- a CDS encoding phage terminase large subunit family protein produces MRRGTEQASARRIGQDISALFRPPRRMAVAEAVKRYLRVPVGAGSSLPWEAELTPYMLEPMNCLSLREFDAVIFAGPSRTGKTLGLLDGWIVYGIVCDPGDMLVVQMTEGKAREHSKTRLARIFHHSLAVRRRLSPIRNDNNVHDKIFSDGTFLKIGWPSINIFSSSDYKRVALTDYDRYPENIDGEGDSFALASKRTTTFMSAGMTLVESSPGREVINPKWRRTTPHEAPPTTGILALYNRGDRRRWYWPCPHCGEYFQPAMENMTGYREQADLMQASEAAHLQCPSCAGVILAEQKRLLNNRGVWLRDGERIDSHGQRSGTPRRSRIASFWLEGPAAAYQSWPQLVNKLLSAEQEYETTGSEETLRTVINTDWGLPYQSRLAQGGQNSESLMARAEAWTKRTIPPGVRFLVAAVDVQGGKNARFVVQVVGYGSQGERWIIDRYNIRHSARADGQGESLPVNPAANPEDWQLLRSDVLEKSYPLDSEGTRRLPILAMAVDSGGEDGVTDNAYAFWRACRRDGVGGQVYLFKGDGLARTKLISKTYPDNTERSDRRARARGEAPLYLLQTNQLKDRIASALARETPGPNYVHFPDWLGAWFYEELTYEERGADGKWRKPGKGANEAFDLLCYAHALALLRGYERINWASPPRWARLPQNAPETLTPTPHPASAITSPRQKPIPWGGQSGGGWL; encoded by the coding sequence ATGAGGAGGGGAACTGAACAGGCTTCCGCTCGGCGGATTGGGCAGGATATCTCCGCGCTGTTCCGTCCCCCTCGTCGGATGGCGGTGGCGGAGGCGGTAAAGCGTTATCTCCGCGTTCCGGTAGGCGCTGGCAGCTCGTTGCCGTGGGAGGCAGAGCTGACGCCTTACATGCTGGAGCCAATGAATTGCCTGTCCCTGCGTGAGTTTGACGCGGTGATCTTCGCCGGGCCCTCGCGAACGGGGAAAACGCTGGGGTTACTGGATGGCTGGATTGTTTACGGTATTGTCTGCGATCCGGGCGATATGCTGGTGGTGCAGATGACGGAGGGAAAGGCCCGCGAACACTCTAAGACTCGCTTGGCGCGTATCTTCCACCATAGCCTGGCGGTTAGACGCCGCCTCAGCCCGATACGCAACGACAACAACGTCCACGATAAGATCTTTAGTGACGGCACCTTTCTGAAAATCGGCTGGCCCTCGATCAATATTTTCTCCTCCTCTGACTATAAGCGCGTCGCGCTGACGGATTACGACCGCTATCCGGAGAACATCGATGGCGAAGGGGACAGCTTCGCGTTGGCCTCCAAGCGTACCACCACCTTCATGTCCGCCGGAATGACGCTGGTAGAAAGCTCGCCGGGGCGGGAAGTCATCAACCCGAAATGGCGTCGAACCACGCCACACGAAGCGCCACCGACGACCGGCATCCTGGCGCTCTATAACCGCGGCGATCGACGCCGCTGGTACTGGCCCTGTCCGCACTGCGGCGAGTATTTCCAGCCGGCGATGGAGAACATGACGGGATACCGCGAGCAGGCCGACCTGATGCAGGCTAGCGAGGCCGCGCATCTACAATGTCCATCCTGTGCAGGCGTGATCCTCGCCGAACAGAAACGTCTGCTGAATAACCGGGGTGTCTGGTTGCGTGACGGCGAGCGTATCGACTCCCATGGTCAGCGTAGCGGCACACCACGTCGGTCACGTATCGCCTCTTTCTGGTTGGAGGGGCCAGCGGCCGCGTATCAGAGCTGGCCGCAACTGGTCAACAAGTTATTGAGCGCCGAACAGGAGTATGAAACCACCGGCAGTGAAGAGACGCTGCGTACGGTGATCAACACCGACTGGGGATTGCCGTACCAGTCCCGGCTAGCCCAGGGGGGCCAGAATAGCGAGAGCTTGATGGCGCGCGCCGAAGCGTGGACGAAGCGCACTATCCCGCCCGGTGTCCGTTTCCTGGTGGCGGCCGTCGACGTTCAGGGGGGCAAAAACGCCCGCTTTGTGGTGCAGGTCGTAGGGTATGGCAGCCAGGGCGAACGTTGGATCATCGATCGCTATAACATCCGTCACTCCGCGCGCGCCGATGGACAAGGAGAGAGCCTGCCCGTCAACCCCGCCGCCAACCCCGAGGACTGGCAGCTGCTGCGCAGCGATGTACTGGAGAAAAGCTATCCCCTCGATAGCGAGGGGACGCGACGGTTACCGATCTTGGCGATGGCCGTCGATTCCGGAGGCGAAGACGGCGTCACCGATAACGCCTATGCCTTCTGGCGCGCCTGCCGTCGCGATGGCGTGGGCGGCCAGGTCTATCTGTTTAAGGGGGATGGATTAGCGCGCACTAAGCTGATCAGCAAAACCTATCCCGACAACACCGAACGCAGCGATCGCCGGGCACGAGCTCGAGGCGAGGCCCCGCTGTATCTCTTGCAGACCAATCAACTGAAAGATCGCATCGCTAGCGCACTGGCGCGAGAAACGCCGGGGCCGAACTACGTGCATTTTCCTGATTGGCTCGGCGCATGGTTTTACGAGGAGCTGACCTATGAAGAACGTGGTGCTGATGGCAAATGGCGCAAGCCGGGGAAAGGCGCTAACGAGGCATTCGACCTGTTGTGTTATGCCCATGCGTTGGCACTCCTACGCGGTTATGAGCGCATCAATTGGGCGAGCCCGCCCCGCTGGGCGCGGTTACCGCAGAATGCGCCGGAAACACTCACACCGACGCCACACCCGGCGTCAGCCATAACATCACCACGCCAGAAACCGATCCCATGGGGCGGCCAATCAGGAGGAGGATGGCTATGA
- a CDS encoding ClpP-like prohead protease/major capsid protein fusion protein, which translates to MTDTTRHPPRNSCAPAGVKGWFSICATAPRTAEIRIYDEIGLWGISARQFADGITALGEVDRIDLHIHSPGGDVFDGIAIYNLLSHHPASKTVYIDGLAASMASVIAMVGDPIIMPENAMMMLHKPWGIAGGDADDIRDYADLLDKLETVLIPAYMQKSGQSREAIAALLEQETWLSGAECVEQGFADTLAAPLQRMVALQSQRLEEFAHMPKTIRNMVSPPRNSGEMPASATAPDEVQIRAQEREAQRQRVNAIRELFALFGEQQTELMMLCIGDVDCGIEQAKDRLLAALGQNASASNVLEAPQNRPGGHVGNGNITGDAIRQALLVRAGFEESQRDNPYNGMTLREMSRCSLTDRGVGIAGLNPMQMVGLSFTHSTSDFGNILLDVAHKSILQGWEEAPETFEQWTRKGSLSDFKVAHRVGLGGFPSLRQVREGAEFKYVTLDDHQATIALATFGELFSVTRQAIINDDLHMLTDVPMKLGRAAKATIADLVYAILLNNPKLSADGIVLFDSAKHGNILSGAAMDVASLDKARQLMRRQKEGQRHLNIRPAFVLAPTALEASANQVIRSASVKGAEVNAGVINPIQNFASVIAEPRLDDSSVTTYYLAAAKGSDTIEVAYLNGVDVPYIDQQEGFEVDGITSKVRIDAGVSPIDHRGLVRCDA; encoded by the coding sequence ATGACAGACACGACACGCCATCCACCGAGGAACAGTTGCGCACCCGCCGGCGTTAAGGGCTGGTTCAGTATCTGCGCTACTGCACCCCGGACGGCGGAAATCCGCATCTACGATGAGATCGGCTTGTGGGGTATCTCCGCGCGCCAGTTCGCCGATGGTATCACGGCCTTGGGTGAGGTCGATCGCATCGACCTACATATCCATTCGCCGGGCGGCGATGTCTTTGATGGTATCGCCATTTACAACCTGCTGAGTCACCACCCGGCAAGCAAGACGGTCTACATCGATGGCTTGGCGGCCAGCATGGCCTCGGTGATCGCCATGGTCGGGGATCCCATCATCATGCCGGAAAACGCCATGATGATGCTGCATAAACCTTGGGGGATAGCCGGCGGTGATGCCGATGACATCCGTGATTATGCCGACCTGCTGGACAAGCTAGAGACGGTACTGATCCCCGCCTACATGCAGAAATCTGGCCAGAGTCGCGAGGCGATCGCCGCCCTGTTAGAGCAGGAAACCTGGCTATCGGGTGCGGAGTGTGTCGAACAGGGTTTCGCCGACACCCTCGCCGCACCGCTGCAACGCATGGTCGCTCTTCAATCCCAACGTTTAGAGGAATTCGCGCATATGCCGAAGACAATTCGCAACATGGTAAGTCCGCCGCGCAACAGCGGCGAGATGCCCGCGTCCGCCACCGCGCCGGACGAAGTACAGATCCGCGCCCAAGAGCGCGAGGCGCAGCGCCAGCGCGTCAACGCTATCCGCGAGTTGTTCGCGCTATTTGGTGAGCAACAAACCGAATTGATGATGCTCTGCATTGGTGATGTCGATTGTGGCATCGAGCAGGCGAAAGACCGTCTGTTAGCGGCCCTAGGCCAGAACGCCAGCGCGAGCAATGTCCTGGAGGCTCCGCAGAACCGCCCAGGCGGTCATGTCGGTAACGGCAACATCACGGGCGACGCCATTCGCCAGGCGTTGCTGGTCCGTGCCGGTTTTGAGGAGAGTCAGCGTGATAACCCCTACAACGGCATGACGCTGCGTGAGATGTCGCGTTGCTCGCTGACCGATCGGGGCGTGGGGATAGCGGGGCTCAATCCAATGCAGATGGTCGGGCTCTCTTTTACCCATAGCACCTCTGACTTCGGCAACATCCTGCTCGATGTGGCGCACAAATCCATCTTACAGGGCTGGGAGGAGGCGCCGGAGACCTTCGAACAGTGGACCCGCAAGGGCAGTCTCTCCGACTTCAAGGTTGCGCATCGCGTAGGGTTGGGCGGTTTCCCCTCACTGCGCCAAGTGCGTGAAGGGGCGGAGTTCAAGTATGTCACCTTGGATGATCACCAGGCGACGATCGCCCTGGCGACCTTCGGTGAGCTGTTCAGCGTGACCCGCCAGGCCATCATCAACGACGACTTGCATATGCTGACCGACGTACCGATGAAACTGGGGCGGGCGGCTAAGGCCACCATCGCCGATCTGGTGTATGCCATCCTGCTCAACAACCCGAAACTGTCGGCGGACGGCATCGTCCTGTTTGATAGCGCGAAACACGGCAACATCCTAAGCGGCGCGGCAATGGACGTCGCCAGCCTGGATAAGGCGCGCCAGTTAATGCGCCGGCAAAAGGAGGGGCAGCGTCATCTTAACATCCGTCCCGCCTTCGTCTTGGCCCCGACCGCATTAGAGGCCAGCGCCAACCAAGTGATCCGCTCAGCCAGCGTCAAGGGCGCCGAGGTGAATGCCGGGGTCATTAACCCGATCCAGAACTTCGCCAGCGTCATCGCCGAGCCGCGCCTAGACGATAGCAGCGTTACGACCTACTACCTGGCGGCCGCCAAGGGAAGCGACACCATCGAGGTTGCCTACCTCAACGGTGTGGATGTCCCTTATATCGATCAACAGGAGGGCTTCGAGGTGGATGGCATCACCAGTAAGGTGCGCATCGATGCCGGTGTTTCGCCCATCGATCATCGCGGTCTGGTGCGCTGCGACGCCTAA
- a CDS encoding DUF2190 family protein, with protein MANNYLQRGGTIDIDAGEAAIASGALVALGDMVVIALGHIEPHHSGVGLTEGVFLVPKLESEVIESGKKLHLKNGVVQLSASGAVYVGKAWANAGAGTTLVAVKINA; from the coding sequence ATGGCGAACAACTATCTGCAACGGGGCGGTACGATCGACATCGACGCTGGGGAGGCGGCCATTGCCAGCGGCGCGCTGGTAGCGCTGGGGGATATGGTGGTCATCGCACTCGGCCACATCGAGCCTCATCATAGCGGTGTCGGGCTGACCGAAGGCGTCTTCTTGGTGCCAAAACTGGAGTCCGAGGTGATCGAGTCGGGAAAAAAGCTTCATCTGAAGAATGGCGTGGTGCAATTGTCCGCCTCGGGCGCCGTGTATGTCGGTAAAGCCTGGGCGAACGCCGGGGCGGGTACGACGCTGGTGGCGGTGAAGATCAATGCCTAG
- a CDS encoding phage tail protein encodes MKGEDKLRAILTDLGGKELARASAQVVNRLAAKAITRSLRRVAREKRLPVRRLKRRVRLTQAKANTEWPQARIRVYRGDFPAINLGTARILGIPGRRDSVLHVGHHSLPGAFIQYLKTGRWQVLRRDGRARMPIHVVKIPVKEALTTAFREETQRLWQDNLPQALQQAMARQLQLLLRRQR; translated from the coding sequence ATGAAAGGTGAAGACAAACTGCGAGCCATCTTGACGGATCTGGGGGGCAAGGAGTTAGCGCGCGCCAGCGCCCAAGTGGTCAATCGGCTCGCCGCCAAGGCGATCACCCGTAGTTTACGACGGGTGGCGCGTGAAAAACGCCTACCGGTACGGCGCCTGAAACGTCGAGTCAGGTTGACTCAGGCCAAGGCCAACACGGAGTGGCCACAGGCGCGTATCCGCGTATACCGCGGCGATTTTCCTGCGATCAATCTGGGGACGGCACGCATCTTGGGTATTCCTGGGCGGCGGGACAGCGTGCTGCACGTCGGTCATCACTCCCTACCGGGCGCCTTCATCCAGTACCTAAAAACGGGGCGTTGGCAGGTTCTACGCCGCGATGGCCGGGCGCGTATGCCCATCCACGTGGTGAAGATCCCGGTGAAGGAGGCGCTCACGACCGCCTTTCGCGAGGAGACCCAAAGACTATGGCAAGACAACCTACCTCAAGCGTTACAGCAGGCGATGGCGCGCCAACTTCAGTTACTGCTCCGCCGTCAGCGTTGA
- the gpU gene encoding phage tail terminator protein, translating into MTPQGAIRHRIRQRVLDRLKTALQGESQVHFFDGSPSFIDGEAELPAVAVYLSDLQPEAVYFDSISWSGVLHVQIFLRAREPDAALDRWAECYAAPLLADPALLTPFDGDLAPLACDYQRDEELGIWGAIDLQYQIRYTQEQL; encoded by the coding sequence TTGACCCCGCAGGGCGCCATCCGTCACCGCATTCGCCAACGGGTACTCGATCGACTGAAAACGGCGTTGCAAGGCGAGTCTCAGGTCCACTTTTTCGATGGCAGCCCCAGCTTTATCGATGGCGAGGCCGAACTCCCTGCCGTGGCCGTCTACCTCAGCGATCTACAACCGGAGGCGGTCTACTTTGACAGCATTAGCTGGTCAGGCGTGTTACACGTGCAGATTTTCCTGCGGGCGCGTGAGCCGGACGCTGCTTTAGACCGCTGGGCGGAGTGTTACGCGGCGCCACTGCTGGCCGATCCGGCGCTACTGACTCCATTCGACGGAGATCTGGCGCCATTGGCATGCGACTACCAGCGCGATGAGGAGTTGGGTATCTGGGGCGCGATCGATCTGCAATATCAAATCCGTTACACACAGGAGCAGCTATGA
- a CDS encoding phage tail tube protein: MTATTTPQKGSGTTLWIYTGQDMARLNVINDDDWQRLGKVKDIQPGELQAETDEDNYIDDDDADWKRNAQGIKSVSDSTFTLAWLPGDPGQQAVLAAFDDGRVMAYRLKYPNGVIDIFYGFVSALGKSVSQNETITRIIRFTHSGKPTLAEVGSLPENAT; encoded by the coding sequence ATGACAGCGACAACGACCCCGCAGAAGGGCAGTGGTACCACCTTATGGATCTACACCGGCCAAGATATGGCACGCCTCAATGTCATCAACGACGACGACTGGCAGCGATTGGGCAAGGTCAAAGATATCCAACCGGGTGAACTGCAAGCCGAAACGGACGAAGATAACTATATCGATGACGATGATGCCGACTGGAAGCGTAACGCCCAGGGGATTAAATCTGTCAGCGACTCTACCTTCACCCTAGCCTGGTTACCGGGCGATCCCGGCCAGCAGGCGGTGCTGGCGGCCTTCGACGATGGCCGCGTGATGGCTTACCGGCTGAAATATCCGAACGGAGTGATCGACATCTTCTATGGCTTCGTCTCTGCACTCGGCAAGAGCGTAAGCCAGAACGAAACCATCACCCGTATCATTCGTTTCACCCACAGCGGCAAACCGACGTTGGCCGAGGTCGGTTCACTTCCTGAAAACGCAACGTGA
- a CDS encoding phage minor tail protein domain-containing protein, with protein MMQLKHDTFCYGDEQVVLRELTALQHVEYLRYAAAHPPPDAGAGLSGMAYLAEMNNLNCQINALLVAMSLASNAPTQTAEERAESQLQLMATWPAQLLAEAAQRVLALSQLLDEGPPEEASERSDAAKP; from the coding sequence ATGATGCAACTGAAGCATGACACGTTTTGCTATGGCGACGAGCAGGTCGTACTGCGAGAGCTGACGGCTTTACAGCATGTGGAATACCTGCGTTATGCGGCGGCACACCCGCCGCCTGATGCGGGTGCGGGCCTCAGCGGTATGGCCTACCTGGCGGAGATGAACAACCTCAACTGTCAGATCAACGCGTTGTTAGTGGCGATGTCGCTGGCGAGTAACGCCCCCACGCAGACGGCAGAGGAGCGGGCCGAAAGCCAGCTGCAACTGATGGCGACTTGGCCCGCCCAATTGTTGGCGGAGGCGGCTCAACGGGTATTGGCGTTGAGTCAACTGTTGGACGAGGGGCCGCCAGAAGAAGCGTCTGAGCGATCCGATGCCGCAAAGCCCTAG
- a CDS encoding phage tail assembly protein T, translated as MAFILRLAREFHRPDWCAMLAGMSCSELRDWASFYREHLFADTQLDLEFAALQCTLVRLVDAKARPALTDFTLLMHATAPPEKDDAQLMQLASGLMGRERYVPDQPT; from the coding sequence ATGGCGTTCATCCTGCGTCTGGCGCGTGAGTTTCACCGGCCTGACTGGTGCGCCATGTTGGCCGGCATGAGTTGCAGTGAGCTGCGCGACTGGGCGTCGTTCTACCGCGAACATCTCTTCGCCGATACCCAGCTCGATCTGGAGTTCGCCGCCCTGCAATGCACGCTGGTTCGGCTGGTGGATGCCAAGGCCCGGCCCGCACTCACCGACTTTACGCTATTGATGCACGCCACCGCACCGCCGGAGAAAGACGACGCCCAGCTGATGCAGTTGGCGAGTGGCCTTATGGGGAGGGAACGGTATGTCCCAGATCAGCCAACTTGA